The proteins below are encoded in one region of Syntrophorhabdaceae bacterium:
- a CDS encoding HEAT repeat domain-containing protein — protein MRDDITDLINNIFHGSQEIRQASVFALSRLGESALEYLFMLLKDKNDQAREAAVYALGEMGDRRFAEHIIPLVYDKNDSVREQAAYALGRICDERAIEPLISLFGDKNVSVRIVSVNAISRIGAPALGHLMKLLSDKNELVRESAAHCLGKLGDERAIEPLLKLLSDTNIYVRMAAAHALSNLGEPVMKTLFTLLSDKSESVRESAVYALGEMGDARSLPYIVKLINDSNSFVRMAAAHALGKLCDEKAIEPLIKLTGDKNVFVRMAAAHALGKIGDEKAIAPLLKLLCDDNVFVCMGALDAFNQIGKKGVEYLLKFLTSHDPAIRKASAKALGKICDERAITPLILSIWDEDEGVLKEVCEALDKIDTYWYTRDATRQYFPYFSEALKKGGRHVKLYIIGILEKIGELGIAGIDVADILKDYIKDEDKEIRLKTAQALEKIKERV, from the coding sequence TTGAGAGATGATATAACTGATTTAATAAACAACATATTTCACGGATCTCAAGAGATCAGACAGGCATCTGTATTTGCCTTAAGCAGGCTTGGTGAGTCTGCATTAGAATATCTTTTTATGCTTCTTAAAGATAAAAATGATCAAGCGAGAGAGGCAGCTGTTTATGCCCTGGGAGAGATGGGAGATAGAAGATTTGCAGAGCACATAATCCCCCTTGTATATGATAAAAATGACTCTGTTAGGGAACAGGCTGCATATGCCCTGGGCAGAATATGTGATGAGCGGGCAATTGAGCCGTTGATAAGCCTGTTTGGTGATAAAAATGTCTCTGTGCGTATTGTATCGGTCAATGCCATAAGCAGAATAGGCGCGCCTGCTTTAGGTCATTTAATGAAACTACTGAGTGATAAAAATGAGCTGGTTCGTGAGTCAGCAGCCCATTGCCTGGGCAAGCTTGGGGATGAAAGGGCAATAGAGCCATTATTGAAATTACTATCAGATACCAATATATATGTCCGTATGGCAGCTGCCCATGCATTGAGCAATTTAGGGGAACCAGTAATGAAGACCCTGTTTACACTATTATCAGACAAGAGTGAATCTGTTCGTGAATCTGCTGTATATGCCCTCGGTGAAATGGGTGACGCCCGTTCATTGCCCTATATTGTCAAGCTTATCAATGATAGCAATAGCTTTGTCCGTATGGCAGCAGCCCATGCCCTGGGTAAGTTATGTGATGAAAAGGCAATTGAGCCCCTTATCAAACTCACAGGAGACAAAAACGTCTTTGTCCGTATGGCAGCAGCCCATGCTTTAGGAAAAATAGGTGATGAAAAGGCAATAGCACCACTTCTTAAGCTACTCTGTGATGATAATGTATTTGTCTGTATGGGGGCTTTAGATGCCTTTAACCAAATAGGCAAAAAAGGTGTGGAGTATCTTTTAAAATTTCTTACAAGTCATGACCCTGCAATTAGAAAGGCATCTGCCAAGGCATTGGGAAAGATATGCGATGAAAGGGCAATTACGCCTCTTATACTCTCCATATGGGATGAAGACGAGGGTGTTTTAAAGGAAGTGTGTGAGGCATTGGATAAAATCGATACATATTGGTATACAAGGGATGCTACGAGACAATATTTCCCATATTTTTCAGAGGCTTTAAAAAAAGGGGGAAGGCACGTAAAGCTATATATTATAGGAATCCTCGAAAAGATAGGTGAACTGGGAATAGCAGGTATAGATGTTGCCGATATACTGAAGGATTATATCAAGGATGAAGATAAAGAGATCCGTTTAAAGACAGCCCAAGCCCTTGAAAAGATCAAGGAAAGAGTCTAA
- a CDS encoding tetratricopeptide repeat protein, whose product MREEKHNIASEDNMEKKNGNKDSSSSTKKGAASDLLEKGRSLEEAGRFREAIDVYSKALKIDPKSFDALYSRGCAYMNIGDYHKAIKDFHRTIRLKPNNADVYYNRGVGYDIIGDYGKALKDYTKAIELNPLLTDAYYKRSIIYGLIGYYEEEKRDLKKVEELNPGYMTSAEHRGAEVFDKYSEHRQVFLGDRDEGIAWDDMTKSPWLFNKIDKKKQELDFYTKAIESNSNFAQAYYQRGVIYTQMGDYEKAIEDFNRAIEIMPSYTKAYYSRGIAHSRLGNKEQELDDLNKVILLDPQFVDAYHIRGIIYVRKGEYELAIRDLNKAILKQDKDYEAHYALAECYAVMGNHKEAIRYFDRAIEIKPDFVEAYYKRGISYYRLNEPGKALLDLNRALSLGVESEDAYLNRGSLYLGLEEYEKAIDDLTKVIEKNRNNSDAYFKRYQAYRGLGDSKNAMADINRFIELKPDVAEAFYNRGILWKESGDHKNALCDFTSALEIKPDYKEVYFIRGITFGLLGDHTSAIADLSSAIRLEPNHVQAYYHRALNLDLLGNIKQAIKDLNKAIELSPRHTEAYCSRGAILHRIGEVKSAIKDFGKALRIDPLNPNVYFFRGLTYKDMGEYKQAIWDFTKAIELKPRYTDAFYQRGLMYNAIGDFKAAIADFDKAIKLSPHLTDAYLNRAYSYEGIGDRENAVRDYDSVIRLKPGYSEAYYKKGIFFQSINDQKQAIENFDKAIELEPDFADLYYKKGISLFKLGEPEGAIEAYTKVIELDSTFTDAFYQRGIINMNLGRLDTALQDFSKTIELSPGNFWAYYNRGLVFTRLGQRQMAIKDFKETARLHPEFMWVYYNLGVLEEEMENYKDAIENLTKAIELNPQYAEAFYRRGLVNLQIDKMEEAIEDFTKSIELNPQYAEAFYSRGLAYGRQGNIQMEIKDYERAIEIDPQFIKVYRADYNKAEIDKDNHFLKEDRGQNKRIDPNLKYAEAYFKRGITNGKLGKSKEAIKDFTRAIEINPEFVKAYYNRGIANTEIGNCRQAIADFSMALRLDPRYAEAYYNRGVAYIKIGDKKKAIDDFTRAINLNPKYVWAYFKRGMTFISIHKQKQAIKDFDKAIELNPKYAEAYCNRGCAYGKMGNTQKEIEDYTRAIEINPRYAESYCKRGSIYADLGDYDEAIKDLNRAIDLDPKNAWAFYIRGTIYADLGKQQLAIRDLKKSASLGLKEAQEFLKDIG is encoded by the coding sequence ATGAGAGAGGAAAAACATAATATAGCCTCAGAAGATAATATGGAAAAGAAAAATGGTAACAAGGATAGTTCTTCATCTACCAAAAAGGGCGCTGCCTCTGATTTATTAGAAAAAGGCAGGTCTCTTGAAGAGGCGGGTAGATTCCGAGAGGCAATAGATGTCTATAGCAAGGCATTAAAAATAGATCCTAAAAGTTTTGATGCCCTTTATAGCCGTGGATGTGCCTACATGAATATTGGTGATTACCATAAAGCTATAAAAGATTTCCATAGAACAATCAGGTTAAAACCGAACAATGCAGATGTTTATTATAACCGTGGTGTTGGTTACGATATAATTGGTGATTATGGCAAGGCTTTAAAAGACTATACAAAGGCCATTGAACTTAACCCCCTGTTAACAGATGCATATTATAAAAGGAGCATTATATACGGTCTAATAGGTTATTATGAAGAGGAAAAAAGGGATTTAAAGAAGGTGGAAGAGCTTAATCCAGGATACATGACATCTGCTGAGCATAGAGGGGCAGAGGTTTTTGATAAATATTCAGAACATAGGCAGGTTTTTTTAGGGGATAGAGATGAAGGCATTGCATGGGATGATATGACTAAAAGCCCATGGCTTTTCAATAAGATTGACAAAAAGAAACAGGAATTAGACTTCTACACTAAGGCCATAGAGTCAAATTCTAATTTTGCCCAGGCTTATTATCAAAGGGGTGTTATATATACCCAAATGGGTGATTATGAAAAAGCAATAGAGGACTTTAATCGTGCTATCGAGATAATGCCTTCCTACACAAAGGCTTATTATTCTCGTGGGATTGCCCACAGTAGGTTGGGTAATAAGGAACAAGAACTTGATGACCTCAATAAGGTAATACTTTTGGATCCCCAATTTGTAGATGCATATCACATAAGAGGGATCATATATGTCAGAAAGGGCGAATATGAACTTGCCATAAGGGATCTAAATAAGGCCATATTAAAGCAAGATAAAGATTATGAAGCCCATTATGCCTTAGCAGAGTGCTATGCAGTTATGGGAAATCATAAAGAGGCAATAAGGTATTTTGACCGAGCAATAGAGATTAAGCCAGATTTTGTAGAGGCCTATTATAAAAGAGGTATCTCTTATTATAGATTAAATGAGCCTGGTAAGGCACTGTTAGATCTCAACAGGGCGCTTAGTCTGGGTGTAGAGAGTGAGGATGCATATCTCAACAGAGGCAGTCTATATCTTGGATTAGAAGAGTATGAAAAGGCTATCGATGACCTAACAAAGGTGATAGAAAAGAATAGAAACAATAGCGATGCATATTTCAAAAGGTATCAGGCATATAGAGGTTTAGGAGACTCAAAGAATGCCATGGCAGATATAAACAGGTTTATTGAACTCAAACCAGATGTTGCCGAGGCATTTTACAATAGGGGAATCTTATGGAAGGAATCAGGGGATCACAAGAATGCCCTATGTGATTTTACCTCTGCCCTTGAGATTAAACCAGATTATAAAGAAGTATATTTCATAAGGGGGATTACATTTGGCCTACTGGGAGACCATACATCTGCCATAGCAGACCTTTCTTCAGCAATAAGGTTAGAGCCAAATCATGTCCAGGCATATTATCACAGGGCATTGAATCTTGATCTCCTTGGAAATATCAAACAGGCCATAAAGGATCTTAATAAGGCAATAGAATTGAGTCCCAGACACACAGAAGCGTATTGTAGTAGAGGTGCCATATTACACCGTATTGGTGAGGTCAAATCTGCCATAAAGGATTTTGGAAAGGCTTTGAGAATAGATCCCTTGAACCCGAATGTCTATTTTTTCAGAGGCCTTACCTATAAAGATATGGGAGAATACAAACAGGCTATATGGGATTTTACAAAGGCAATTGAGCTGAAACCCAGATACACAGATGCCTTTTACCAAAGGGGCCTTATGTATAATGCCATAGGAGATTTTAAAGCAGCCATTGCTGATTTTGATAAGGCTATAAAACTTAGCCCTCATTTGACAGATGCATATCTGAACAGGGCATATTCTTATGAGGGTATTGGAGATAGAGAAAATGCAGTTAGGGATTATGATAGTGTTATAAGGCTTAAACCTGGATATTCAGAGGCATATTATAAAAAAGGCATTTTTTTCCAGAGTATTAATGACCAAAAGCAGGCAATAGAAAATTTTGATAAGGCCATAGAGTTGGAACCTGATTTTGCAGACCTCTATTACAAAAAAGGCATTTCCCTCTTTAAACTTGGTGAACCTGAAGGGGCTATAGAGGCATACACAAAGGTAATAGAACTGGACAGCACATTTACCGATGCCTTTTATCAAAGGGGTATAATTAATATGAACCTGGGCAGGCTTGATACTGCATTACAAGATTTTTCCAAAACAATAGAGTTATCTCCAGGCAATTTCTGGGCATATTATAATCGTGGACTTGTCTTTACCCGATTAGGCCAAAGACAAATGGCTATTAAGGATTTTAAAGAGACTGCCAGGTTACATCCTGAGTTTATGTGGGTTTACTATAACCTTGGGGTTTTAGAAGAAGAGATGGAAAATTATAAAGATGCCATTGAGAACCTTACAAAGGCCATAGAACTCAATCCCCAGTATGCAGAGGCATTTTACAGGCGGGGTTTGGTAAATTTGCAGATAGATAAGATGGAAGAAGCAATAGAGGATTTTACAAAGTCCATAGAACTCAATCCCCAGTATGCAGAGGCATTTTACAGCCGGGGTTTAGCATACGGCAGGCAGGGAAATATTCAAATGGAGATAAAGGATTATGAAAGGGCTATAGAAATAGATCCTCAATTCATAAAGGTTTACCGTGCAGATTATAATAAAGCAGAGATTGATAAGGATAACCATTTTCTTAAAGAAGATAGAGGGCAAAACAAAAGAATAGACCCTAATTTAAAATATGCAGAGGCATATTTTAAACGTGGTATAACCAATGGAAAATTGGGTAAGTCTAAGGAGGCAATAAAGGATTTTACAAGGGCTATAGAAATAAATCCTGAATTCGTAAAGGCATACTATAACAGGGGTATTGCCAATACAGAGATAGGGAATTGTAGACAGGCTATTGCAGATTTTAGTATGGCTTTGAGGCTTGATCCAAGATATGCAGAGGCATATTATAATAGAGGTGTTGCATATATAAAGATAGGCGATAAAAAAAAGGCAATAGATGACTTTACCAGGGCTATCAATCTCAATCCCAAATATGTATGGGCTTATTTTAAAAGGGGTATGACATTTATAAGTATCCATAAACAAAAACAGGCCATAAAGGATTTTGATAAGGCAATAGAATTAAACCCTAAATATGCAGAGGCATACTGCAATAGAGGTTGTGCCTATGGTAAAATGGGAAATACTCAAAAAGAGATTGAGGATTATACAAGAGCCATAGAGATAAACCCAAGATATGCAGAGTCATACTGTAAAAGGGGCTCTATCTATGCAGACTTAGGAGATTATGACGAGGCCATAAAAGACCTCAACAGGGCCATTGATCTGGACCCAAAAAATGCATGGGCATTTTATATAAGGGGCACTATTTATGCAGATTTGGGTAAACAGCAGCTTGCCATAAGGGATCTAAAAAAGTCTGCCTCTTTGGGTTTGAAAGAAGCTCAGGAATTTTTAAAAGATATAGGATAA
- the rimO gene encoding 30S ribosomal protein S12 methylthiotransferase RimO: MNFKIISLGCPKNLVETEYMADRLERGGHIISEQGDSIIINTCAFIADAVRESVNTILSHIDRGDRRRLIVTGCLVERYKEQLKDLLPEVDVFVGRGYYHEIEKIVGKRGFFYKKDPLPDTFPRKIATSKPTAYLKIMDGCNNMCSYCTVPFIRGPLVSRRIDHIREEFLWLIESGYREINIIGQDIASYGRDIGNSLKDLLMDLLRIKGDYFLRLLYLHPLHIDNGLLDVVKNEERIIKYLDIPIQHSEDKILNLMNRGYTKAYLESLFERIKENIPQCVLRTTLIVGFPGETDVDFSNLCEFIKKWRFDNLGAFKYSREDGTPAYRLKGHLRKNIKDRRLKEIMEIQQDISRKNLKRLEGSESLVIVEEKDDTIMTGRLIIQSPDIDGIAFIKGECYAGEIRRCKIVKTLDYDVIVSILN, from the coding sequence ATGAATTTTAAGATCATAAGCCTTGGGTGTCCGAAGAATTTAGTTGAGACAGAATATATGGCAGATAGGTTAGAAAGAGGAGGGCACATTATTTCAGAACAGGGAGACAGTATTATAATTAATACGTGTGCCTTTATTGCCGATGCTGTCCGTGAATCAGTGAATACCATCCTGTCCCACATAGACAGAGGGGATAGGAGAAGACTTATCGTAACAGGTTGTCTTGTAGAGCGTTACAAGGAACAGTTGAAAGACCTATTGCCTGAGGTAGATGTCTTTGTAGGCAGGGGATATTATCATGAAATAGAAAAAATAGTTGGGAAGAGAGGGTTCTTTTATAAAAAAGACCCTTTGCCAGACACCTTTCCCAGAAAAATAGCAACCTCAAAGCCCACAGCATACCTTAAGATAATGGATGGTTGTAATAATATGTGCAGTTATTGCACCGTTCCATTTATAAGAGGGCCCCTTGTAAGCAGACGCATAGACCATATAAGGGAAGAATTTCTTTGGCTTATAGAAAGTGGATATAGGGAGATAAATATTATAGGCCAGGATATTGCATCTTATGGCAGAGATATAGGAAACAGCCTAAAAGATCTTTTAATGGATCTCCTTCGTATAAAAGGTGATTATTTTTTAAGGCTACTCTATCTCCACCCTTTACATATAGACAATGGACTTCTCGATGTGGTGAAAAACGAAGAGAGGATTATAAAATATCTCGATATACCCATCCAGCATTCAGAGGATAAAATACTCAACCTCATGAACAGGGGCTATACAAAGGCTTACCTGGAATCACTTTTTGAAAGGATAAAAGAAAATATACCCCAGTGTGTATTAAGAACTACCTTAATCGTAGGATTCCCAGGCGAGACAGATGTGGATTTTTCTAATCTCTGTGAATTCATAAAAAAGTGGAGGTTTGATAATTTAGGTGCATTTAAATACTCCCGAGAAGATGGCACACCTGCCTATAGATTAAAGGGTCACTTAAGAAAGAACATAAAAGATAGAAGGTTAAAGGAGATAATGGAAATACAGCAGGATATATCTCGGAAAAATCTAAAAAGGCTTGAAGGGAGTGAATCACTTGTTATAGTTGAAGAAAAAGATGATACTATAATGACAGGGAGGCTTATAATTCAGTCTCCTGATATAGACGGCATTGCCTTTATTAAAGGTGAATGCTATGCAGGAGAGATTAGACGCTGTAAAATAGTGAAAACTCTTGATTATGATGTTATAGTAAGTATTCTGAATTAA